A DNA window from Malus domestica chromosome 12, GDT2T_hap1 contains the following coding sequences:
- the LOC103450077 gene encoding NADPH-dependent diflavin oxidoreductase 1-like translates to MPTWTFVLDESSCRIGTNVCKCRVLQVEQKPHSEVMDTGPLKAEPQSELRKLPWCSNPNCENFHGALRILLAQRDLSKSCSATFIHVRTHRIPAGPISLGMEETPKKLLILYATQTGNAVEAAERVGREAERRGCCPVHLLSVDRYDAGCLAQEEGSRTVVIFVVSTTGQGVTPDSMNGFWNFLLRRNLSGQWLQGLHYAVFGLGDSGYQKFNYVAKRLDRRLLQLGGTPIVERGLGDEQHPSGYEAVLDPWMTSLWNMLNEIHPNYYFPNGPEFFIPDDKVKEAQPKIRILYHEIDKLDSQLSATSDLNHQAALLHIERARKMSPGKFSSHDENKPDCFLKLVKNERLTKSSGSKDDKEVHHLEFEFVSPAIEYDVGDLLEVVPCQNPAAIDDFMLRCNVDPESFISVHPLDAENQLPGACSIAAIKLKAFVELTMDVASASPRPYFFEVMHMFATDEHEKGILEHLVSPEGRTVLHKYIHKERMTVNDVLKKFPSVQIPFEWLVQVVPPLKPRAFSISSSPSAHPNQVHLTVTVASWRSPLGRNRAGLCSNWLAKLDAKQEVYVPVWFRKGSLPPPPPSLPLILIGPGTGCAPFRGFVEERAIQSLNSTRTAPVMFFLGCRNKDKDFLYKDFWLSHSENGGILSEAKGGGFYVAFSRDDQSHNKVYVQHRMREHSKRVYDLLRHGGAAIYVAGSATKMPADVLSTFEEIIAKESGLPQESAVRCLKDIQDAGKYHVEAWS, encoded by the exons ATGCCGACTTGGACATTTGTTTTAGATGAATCATCATGTCGAATAGGCACAAATGTTTGTAAGTGTCGGGTTTTGCAAGTGGAGCAGAAGCCACATTCTGAGGTTATGGACACGGGTCCGTTGAAAGCAGAACCCCAATCCGAACTGCGAAAACTTCCATGGTGCTCCAATCCGAACTGCGAAAACTTCCATGGTGCGTTGCGGATACTACTTGCTCAGAGGGATTTGAGTAAATCTTGCTCAG CTACCTTCATCCACGTACGTACTCATCGAATTCCAGCCGGCCCTATCTCATTAGGCATGGAGGAGACACCGAAGAAACTGCTCATACTCTACGCAACTCAAACCGGAAACGCTGTAGAGGCCGCTGAGCGGGTGGGTCGTGAAGCCGAGCGCAGAGGCTGCTGTCCGGTCCACCTCCTTTCCGTGGACCGATACGACGCTGGTTGCTTAGCTCAAGAGGAGGGCAGCAGAACTGTAGTAATTTTTGTCGTTTCAACCACAGGCCAGGGGGTTACTCCTGATTCCATGAACGGATTTTGGAATTTTCTTCTGCGGAGAAACCTAAGTGGGCAATGGCTTCAAGGACTTCATTATGCTGTTTTCGGGTTGGGTGATTCCGGTTACCAGAAGTTTAATTATGTTGCAAAGAGGCTTGACAGAAGACTTTTGCAGCTTGGGGGAACCCCTATCGTCGAAAGAGGTTTAGGAGATGAACAGCACCCATCAGGGTACGAAGCTGTTTTGGATCCTTGGATGACATCTTTGTGGAATATGTTGAATGAAATCCATCCCAACTACTACTTCCCAAATGGCCCAGAATTTTTTATACCAGATGACAAGGTTAAGGAGGCTCAACCGAAAATTCGGATTCTGTATCATGAAATCGACAAATTGGATTCACAACTCTCCGCCACTTCAGACTTGAATCATCAGGCCGCGTTGTTGCACATTGAAAGGGCTCGCAAAATGTCTCCAGGAAAGTTCTCATCTCATGACGAGAATAAGCCCGACTGCTTTCTCAAATTGGTGAAAAATGAACGACTTACTAAATCATCTGGCAGTAAAGATGATAAAGAGGTGCATCACTtggaatttgaatttgtttcCCCTGCTATTGAATACGATGTCGGTGACCTCCTTGAGGTTGTTCCCTGTCAAAACCCTGCTGCAATAGATGATTTCATGCTTCGTTGTAATGTGGACCCTGAATCATTCATCAGCGTCCATCCTTTGGACGCGGAGAACCAGCTTCCTGGTGCTTGTAGTATTGCCGCCATCAAATTGAAAGCCTTTGTTGAATTGACAATGGATGTTGCATCTGCTTCTCCTCGACCCTATTTCTTTGAGGTAATGCATATGTTTGCAACAGATGAACATGAAAAGGGAATACTTGAACATTTAGTGTCACCTGAAGGGAGAACCGTTCTGCACAAATACATTCATAAGGAACGGATGACAGTAAACGAtgtattgaagaagtttcccTCCGTTCAAATCCCCTTTGAATGGCTGGTGCAGGTGGTTCCTCCTTTGAAACCAAGAGCTTTCTCCATCTCTTCGTCCCCTTCAGCTCACCCGAATCAAGTTCACTTAACAGTGACTGTCGCGTCATGGAGATCACCCCTTGGACGCAATCGAGCAGGTCTCTGCTCAAACTGGCTAGCAAAGCTTGATGCCAAACAAGAAGTTTATGTACCAGTGTGGTTTCGAAAAGGTTCCCTTCCTCCCCCACCGCCATCTCTTCCTCTCATTCTCATCGGACCTGGAACCGGGTGTGCACCTTTTCGTGGATTTGTGGAAGAAAGGGCCATACAAAGTTTGAATAGTACAAGAACTGCTCCAGTGATGTTCTTCCTTGGCTGCagaaacaaagacaaggatttTTTATACAAAGACTTTTGGTTATCTCATTCCGAAAATGGTGGGATTCTTTCGGAAGCAAAGGGTGGAGGGTTTTATGTTGCCTTCTCAAGGGACGACCAGTCACATAACAAGGTCTATGTGCAACATAGGATGCGGGAACATAGCAAAAGGGTGTATGATTTGTTGAGGCATGGAGGAGCTGCTATCTACGTTGCCGGTTCGGCTACAAAAATGCCGGCAGATGTATTATCTACATTCGAGGAAATTATTGCTAAAGAGAGTGGGCTTCCACAGGAATCAGCAGTAAGATGTCTTAAAGATATACAAGATGCTGGCAAATACCATGTCGAAGCATGGAGTTAG
- the LOC103450076 gene encoding lipid phosphate phosphatase gamma, whose product MAEPSLKAVTLTHVRYQRGDPLGHFLAWISLIPVFISLGGFVCHFFFRRELQGMFFAVGLLISQVINELIKDFFQQARPETCALLEMCDSHGWPSSHSQYMFFFATYFTLLTYKGIGLSDRTNKWAVIFPPWVLALLTMYSRVYLGYHTVAQVFAGSALGVFLGAVWFWVVNSVLYPSFPMIEESWFGRYFYIKDTSHIPNVLKFEYDNAREARSKLAAKSI is encoded by the coding sequence ATGGCTGAGCCGTCTCTCAAAGCCGTGACGCTGACCCACGTCCGGTACCAGAGAGGCGACCCACTGGGTCACTTCCTCGCTTGGATTTCCCTAATCCCAGTATTCATCAGCCTCGGCGGCTTCGTCTGCCACTTCTTCTTCCGCCGTGAGCTCCAAGGCATGTTCTTTGCCGTCGGCCTCTTAATCTCCCAGGTCATCAACGAactcatcaaggatttcttccAGCAAGCTCGGCCGGAAACCTGCGCCCTGCTCGAGATGTGCGACTCGCACGGATGGCCCTCGAGTCACTCGCAGTACATGTTCTTCTTCGCCACCTACTTTACTCTCCTGACTTACAAAGGGATTGGGCTCTCGGACAGGACGAACAAGTGGGCTGTGATTTTTCCGCCATGGGTTTTGGCTTTGCTGACCATGTATTCGAGGGTTTATTTGGGTTACCACACGGTGGCTCAGGTGTTCGCTGGCTCGGCCCTCGGAGTTTTTCTGGGGGCAGTGTGGTTCTGGGTTGTGAATTCTGTGCTTTACCCGAGCTTTCCGATGATCGAAGAGAGCTGGTTTGGGAGGTATTTTTATATTAAGGACACTTCTCATATACCCAATGTGTTGAAGTTTGAGTATGATAATGCGCGAGAGGCGAGGAGCAAACTGGCTGCCAAGAGTATCTGA
- the LOC103423362 gene encoding importin subunit alpha-9-like: protein MADESMASHRRDPIKSSVANVAGQRRRQQAVSVGKERRELLVRAKRLCRVGISGDSDDKVESEMIIDEEQSILEAQTSSAVEGLKSAVAYQGKGALEKRVSALRELRRLLSRSEFPPVEAALKAGVIPLLVQCLSFGSPDEQLLEAAWCLTNIAAGKPEETKALLPALPLLIAHLGEKSSLPVAEQCAWALGNVAGEGEELRSILLSQGALLPLARMMLPNKGSTVRTAAWALSNLIKGPNPKATTELIRVDGVLDALIRHLRKSDDELATEVAWVVVYLSALSNLATGMLVKSDVLQLLVERLATSNSLQLLIPVLRSLGNLIAGDSQTTQALIVPGHEITGNIIEVLVKCLNSEHRVLKKEAAWVLSNIAAGSVEHKQLIYSSEAVLVLLRLLSTAPFDIRKEVAYVLGNLCVLPISPTERDGKPNFILEHLVSLVGRGCLAGFIDLVNSADTEAARLGLQFTELVLRGMPNGEGPKLVEKENGIEAMERFQFHENEDLRNMANSLVDTYFGEDYGLDE from the exons atGGCGGATGAGAGTATGGCTTCCCATAGAAGAGACCCGATCAAGTCCTCGG TTGCCAATGTTGCGGGACAGCGAAGGCGGCAGCAAGCAGTTTCTGTAGGAAAGGAAAGAAGAGAGTTGCTGGTGCGTGCGAAGCGCTTGTGCAGAGTGGGGATTAGCGGAGATAGTGATGATAAGGTTGAGAGTGAAATGATCATTGATGAAGAGCAATCCATCTTGGAGGCTCAAACTTCTTCAGCAGTGGAAGGGTTGAAGTCTGCGGTTGCATATCA GGGAAAAGGTGCATTGGAAAAGAGGGTGAGTGCCCTTCGTGAACTCAGGCGCTTACTGTCAAGATCAGAATTCCCTCCTGTTGAAGCTGCCCTTAAAGCTGGAGTAATACCTTTATTAGTGCAATGTCTTTCATTTGGCTCTCCAGACGAGCAG TTGCTTGAGGCGGCTTGGTGCCTCACGAACATAGCAGCGGGGAAACCTGAGGAAACAAAAGCTTTGTTGCCCGCTTTACCGTTGCTTATTGCTCATCTTGGAG AAAAAAGTTCCCTGCCTGTTGCTGAGCAATGTGCGTGGGCATTGGGAAACGTTGCTGGTGAAGGGGAAGAGCTGAGAAGTATTTTGCTATCTCAAGGTGCATTACTACCTCTTGCAAGAATGATGCTTCCAAACAAGGGTTCAACTGTGCGAACAGCTGCTTGGGCACTATCAAACCTAATCAAG GGACCTAATCCAAAGGCCACAACGGAGCTCATTAGAGTTgatggggtattggatgcacttATTCGACACTTGAGAAAATC AGATGATGAGTTAGCAACTGAAGTAGCATGGGTGGTTGTGTATCTCTCAGCCCTTTCAAATCTTGCCACCGGTATGCTAGTGAAGAGTGATGTCCTTCAACTGCTCGTGGAGAGATTGGCAACATCCAATAGTTTGCAGTTGCTTATTCCG GTGCTAAGAAGTTTAGGTAACCTTATAGCTGGTGATTCACAGACAACACAAGCTCTTATCGTTCCTGGGCATGAAATCACAG GAAACATAATTGAAGTCCTGGTGAAGTGTTTGAATAGTGAGCACCGGGTCCTGAAGAAG GAAGCAGCTTGGGTGCTATCTAATATAGCAGCTGGTTCTGTAGAGCACAAGCAGTTAATATATTCAAGTGAGGCGGTGCTGGTGCTATTACGCCTTCTTTCCACAGCACCATTTGATATAAGAAAGGAAGTAGCATATGTACTAGGCAACCTCTGTGTTCTTCCTATTTCACCTACAGAACGTGATGGAAAACCGAACTTTATTCTGGAGCACTTGGTTTCACTTGTTGGTCGAGGATGCCTTGCTGGTTTCATTGATTTGGTGAACTCTGCTGATACTGAAGCTGCAAGACTCGGACTACAATTCACAGAGCTG GTTTTGAGAGGGATGCCGAACGGTGAGGGCCCAAAGCTTGTTGAGAAAGAAAATGGGATCGAAGCGATGGAAAGATTTCAGTTTCATGAAAACGAGGACTTGCGAAATATGGCGAATAGTCTGGTGGATACGTACTTTGGGGAGGACTATGGGCTAGATGAATAG
- the LOC103450079 gene encoding DEAD-box ATP-dependent RNA helicase 57 isoform X2, whose amino-acid sequence MEEGTSFLFAGVNFNRKKFSRDFSRFQKNIESEKVVEDSSLFGITESSTEQVAAEEEEVRAVPVKKRKRKGEVSEGVEGISVFKTSKMAKAAKAEKQKPGNELSEHKKELNRQLERDSLLRKKYNIHVSGNNIPSPLDSFADLTSRYGCEPYLLQNLAELGFKEPTPIQRQAIPILLSSRECFACAPTGSGKTLAFVCPMLMKLKHTSKDGIRAVILCPTRELAAQTTRECKKMAKGNKFYIKLMTKDLARNADFSKIRCDILISTPLRLRLAIRKKKVDLSRVEYLVLDESDKLFELGLLKQIDSVVKACSNPSIIRSLFSATLPDFVEELARTIMHDAVRVIIGRKNTASETIKQKLVFAGSEEGKLLALRQSFKESLNPPVLIFVQSKERAKELYGELLFENIRVGAIHSDMSQAQRENAVDDFRAGKTWVLLATDVIARGMDFKGVNCVINYDFPDSAAAYIHRIGRCGRAGRSGEAITFYTEEDIPYLKNIANVMSTSGCEVPSWIMALRKQKWKKHRPRRESISTQPKDEKE is encoded by the exons ATGGAAGAAGGCACTTCATTTTTGTTCGCCGGCGTCAACTTCAACCGGAAAAAGTTCTCCAGGGACTTCTCCAGATTCCAG AAGAACATAGAGAGCGAGAAAGTGGTAGAAGATTCTAGCTTGTTCGGAATTACGGAATCTTCAACGGAGCAAGTggcggcggaggaggaggaggtgcgAGCGGTGCCAGTTAAGAAGAGGAAGCGGAAGGGGGAGGTTTCTG AGGGTGTGGAGGGGATTAGTGTCTTTAAGACCTCAAAAATGGCGAAGGCAGCGAAAGCGGAGAAACAGAAGCCTGGAAATGAACTATCCGAGCATAAGAAGGAGTTAAATAGGCAACTTGAG CGGGATTCGCTGCTGCGAAAGAAGTATAACATTCATGTGTCCGGAAATAACATCCCTTCGCCACTTGATAGTTTTGCAGACTTAACCTCTAG ATATGGGTGCGAGCCATATTTACTTCAGAATTTGGCGGAACTTGGATTTAAAGAACCAACGCCAATCCAAAGGCAGGCTATTCCAATCCTCTTATCT AGTCGGGAATGCTTTGCTTGTGCTCCGACTGGATCTGGAAAAACCCTTGCTTTTGTTTGTCCCATGCTAATGAAACTTAAG CATACATCTAAGGATGGCATCCGAGCTGTTATTCTGTGTCCTACACGAGAATTAGCTGCTCAGACAACCAGAGAGTGCAAAAAGATggcaaaaggaaataaattctaCATCAAATTAATGACTAAAGACCTGGCAAGAAATGCAGATTTTTCAAAAATACGCTGTGACATACTCATTTCTACTCCACTTCGGTTACGGTTGGCTATCCGGAAAAAGAAGGTTGATTTAAGCAG GGTTGAGTATCTGGTATTGGATGAGTCTGATAAGCTATTTGAGCTTGGCTTGTTAAAGCAGATTGACTCTGTGGTCAAAGCATGTTCAAACCCTTCAATTATTCGCTCCTTGTTTAGTGCTACTTTACCTGATTTCGTTGAGGAGCTTGCCCGCACTATAATGCATGATGCTGTTAGAGTTATCATTGGCAGGAA AAATACTGCTTCTGAGACTATCAAGCAAAAATTGGTCTTTGCTGGAAGTGAAGAGGGGAAGCTATTAGCACTTCGTCAAAGCTTTAAGGAG AGTCTGAATCCACCAGTGTTGATCTTTGTACAAAGCAAGGAGCGAGCTAAGGAACTCTACGGAGAACTGTTGTTTGAGAACATAAGAGTTGGTGCCATACATTCTGATATGTCCCAAGCACAG CGAGAAAATGCTGTAGATGACTTCAGAGCTGGGAAAACATGGGTTTTACTTGCCACTGATGTTATTGCTCGGGGTATGGATTTCAAAGGTGTCAACTGTGTAATTAATTATGATTTTCCAGATTCTGCAGCTGCGTACATTCACAGGATTG GTCGGTGCGGACGAGCAGGGAGGAGTGGAGAAGCTATTACTTTCTACACAGAGGAAGATATTCCATATCTTAAGAATATAGCTAATGTGATGTCAACATCAGGTTGTGAAGTTCCATCTTGGATCATGGCCTTGCGCAAACAGAAGTGGAAAAAGCACCGACCCCGAAGGGAATCGATATCAACACAACCGAAAGATGAGAAAGAGTGA
- the LOC103450079 gene encoding DEAD-box ATP-dependent RNA helicase 57 isoform X1, with product MEEGTSFLFAGVNFNRKKFSRDFSRFQKKNIESEKVVEDSSLFGITESSTEQVAAEEEEVRAVPVKKRKRKGEVSEGVEGISVFKTSKMAKAAKAEKQKPGNELSEHKKELNRQLERDSLLRKKYNIHVSGNNIPSPLDSFADLTSRYGCEPYLLQNLAELGFKEPTPIQRQAIPILLSSRECFACAPTGSGKTLAFVCPMLMKLKHTSKDGIRAVILCPTRELAAQTTRECKKMAKGNKFYIKLMTKDLARNADFSKIRCDILISTPLRLRLAIRKKKVDLSRVEYLVLDESDKLFELGLLKQIDSVVKACSNPSIIRSLFSATLPDFVEELARTIMHDAVRVIIGRKNTASETIKQKLVFAGSEEGKLLALRQSFKESLNPPVLIFVQSKERAKELYGELLFENIRVGAIHSDMSQAQRENAVDDFRAGKTWVLLATDVIARGMDFKGVNCVINYDFPDSAAAYIHRIGRCGRAGRSGEAITFYTEEDIPYLKNIANVMSTSGCEVPSWIMALRKQKWKKHRPRRESISTQPKDEKE from the exons ATGGAAGAAGGCACTTCATTTTTGTTCGCCGGCGTCAACTTCAACCGGAAAAAGTTCTCCAGGGACTTCTCCAGATTCCAG AAGAAGAACATAGAGAGCGAGAAAGTGGTAGAAGATTCTAGCTTGTTCGGAATTACGGAATCTTCAACGGAGCAAGTggcggcggaggaggaggaggtgcgAGCGGTGCCAGTTAAGAAGAGGAAGCGGAAGGGGGAGGTTTCTG AGGGTGTGGAGGGGATTAGTGTCTTTAAGACCTCAAAAATGGCGAAGGCAGCGAAAGCGGAGAAACAGAAGCCTGGAAATGAACTATCCGAGCATAAGAAGGAGTTAAATAGGCAACTTGAG CGGGATTCGCTGCTGCGAAAGAAGTATAACATTCATGTGTCCGGAAATAACATCCCTTCGCCACTTGATAGTTTTGCAGACTTAACCTCTAG ATATGGGTGCGAGCCATATTTACTTCAGAATTTGGCGGAACTTGGATTTAAAGAACCAACGCCAATCCAAAGGCAGGCTATTCCAATCCTCTTATCT AGTCGGGAATGCTTTGCTTGTGCTCCGACTGGATCTGGAAAAACCCTTGCTTTTGTTTGTCCCATGCTAATGAAACTTAAG CATACATCTAAGGATGGCATCCGAGCTGTTATTCTGTGTCCTACACGAGAATTAGCTGCTCAGACAACCAGAGAGTGCAAAAAGATggcaaaaggaaataaattctaCATCAAATTAATGACTAAAGACCTGGCAAGAAATGCAGATTTTTCAAAAATACGCTGTGACATACTCATTTCTACTCCACTTCGGTTACGGTTGGCTATCCGGAAAAAGAAGGTTGATTTAAGCAG GGTTGAGTATCTGGTATTGGATGAGTCTGATAAGCTATTTGAGCTTGGCTTGTTAAAGCAGATTGACTCTGTGGTCAAAGCATGTTCAAACCCTTCAATTATTCGCTCCTTGTTTAGTGCTACTTTACCTGATTTCGTTGAGGAGCTTGCCCGCACTATAATGCATGATGCTGTTAGAGTTATCATTGGCAGGAA AAATACTGCTTCTGAGACTATCAAGCAAAAATTGGTCTTTGCTGGAAGTGAAGAGGGGAAGCTATTAGCACTTCGTCAAAGCTTTAAGGAG AGTCTGAATCCACCAGTGTTGATCTTTGTACAAAGCAAGGAGCGAGCTAAGGAACTCTACGGAGAACTGTTGTTTGAGAACATAAGAGTTGGTGCCATACATTCTGATATGTCCCAAGCACAG CGAGAAAATGCTGTAGATGACTTCAGAGCTGGGAAAACATGGGTTTTACTTGCCACTGATGTTATTGCTCGGGGTATGGATTTCAAAGGTGTCAACTGTGTAATTAATTATGATTTTCCAGATTCTGCAGCTGCGTACATTCACAGGATTG GTCGGTGCGGACGAGCAGGGAGGAGTGGAGAAGCTATTACTTTCTACACAGAGGAAGATATTCCATATCTTAAGAATATAGCTAATGTGATGTCAACATCAGGTTGTGAAGTTCCATCTTGGATCATGGCCTTGCGCAAACAGAAGTGGAAAAAGCACCGACCCCGAAGGGAATCGATATCAACACAACCGAAAGATGAGAAAGAGTGA
- the LOC103450078 gene encoding pentatricopeptide repeat-containing protein At3g53360, mitochondrial-like, with protein sequence MKRLKSPLPLTFHKSQPSRPPSLLPNFNNEQFSNNYIISLCKQKLYREAIEAFEFLQGHTNFPIFPRTYTNLVYACSSLRSLEHGRRIHGHTLASNYQPDIVFQNHVLNMYGKCGSLADARKVFDAMPERNVVSWTSLISGYSQNSQEDKAIELYFQMLRAGCVPDHFTFGSVLKACSGLRNELLGRQLHAHVVKSETGSHPIAQNALTSMYTKFGLIADAFDVFSRVPTKDLISWGSMIAGFSQLGYEKEALDHFKEMLFQGAYQPNEFIFGSAFSACGGLLEPEYGKQIHGMCIKFGLGRDIFAGCSLCDMYAKCGQLESARTVFYQIDRPDLVSWNAIISGFSNAGDSNEALLFFSQMRHKGLIPDEVSVLPILTACTSPSTLYQGEQIHSYIIKRAFDFTVIVCNSLLTMYAKCSNLYDAFLVFEDIRNDADLVTWNAIISACMQHNQAGEVFRLLNLMRISETTPDHITLGNLIGACANISSLEVGNQIHCFTVKSGIVLDVTVSNGLIDMYTKCGSIGSAQKLFGWMEDPDVVSWSSLIVGYAQFGYGEEALDLFKRMTELGIKPNEVTLVGVLTACSHIGLVEEGWKIYKTMESEHGIVPTIEHCSCMVDLLARSGCLHEAEAFITQMAFEPDVLVWMTLLAACRTRGNVEIGKRAAENILKLDPSHSAALVLLCNIHASSGNWDDVARLRNLMRERDVRKVPGQSWIEVKDRIHVFFVEDCLHPERGKIYAMLEELWLQMLDDGYDPLQA encoded by the coding sequence ATGAAAAGATTAAAATCCCCCCTACCGTTGACATTCCACAAGAGTCAACCAAGTCGACCTCCATCTCTTTTACCAAACTTCAACAACGAACAGTTTAGCAACAACTACATAATCTCCTTGTGCAAGCAAAAGCTTTACAGAGAAGCCATTGAAGCATTTGAGTTTTTACAAGGTCACACGAACTTCCCAATATTTCCCCGCACTTACACAAATTTGGTTTATGCTTGCTCGTCTTTGAGGTCTCTCGAACACGGCCGGAGAATCCATGGCCATACTTTGGCATCCAATTACCAGCCGGACATTGTTTTTCAGAATCATGTTCTCAACATGTATGGAAAATGTGGGTCGCTCGCGGATGCACGTAAGGTTTTCGATGCAATGCCTGAGAGAAATGTGGTTTCTTGGACTTCACTGATTTCTGGGTACTCTCAGAATAGTCAAGAGGATAAAGCCATTGAATTGTATTTCCAAATGCTGAGGGCAGGTTGTGTGCCTGATCACTTCACCTTTGGAAGCGTCCTAAAAGCTTGTTCGGGTTTGCGGAATGAACTGCTGGGGAGACAGCTGCATGCCCATGTTGTTAAATCAGAAACTGGTTCTCATCCTATAGCACAGAATGCCCTTACTTCAATGTACACGAAGTTCGGTCTGATTGCAGATGCTTTTGATGTCTTTTCTCGTGTTCCGACAAAGGACTTGATTTCTTGGGGTTCGATGATTGCAGGGTTTTCCCAGCTTGGTTATGAAAAAGAAGCTTTGGATCACTTCAAAGAAATGCTCTTTCAGGGTGCTTACCAGCCGAATGAGTTTATATTTGGGAGTGCTTTCAGTGCGTGTGGCGGCCTTCTTGAACCTGAATATGGAAAGCAGATACATGGGATGTGcataaaatttggtttggggAGAGACATCTTTGCTGGATGCTCCCTTTgtgacatgtatgcaaaatgtGGGCAATTGGAATCTGCAAGAACAGTGTTTTATCAGATAGACAGGCCCGATTTAGTGTCCTGGAATGCAATTATTTCTGGGTTTTCGAATGCTGGTGATTCTAATGAAGCATTATTATTCTTTTCTCAGATGCGGCATAAGGGACTGATCCCTGACGAGGTTAGTGTTCTCCCCATACTAACTGCTTGCACAAGCCCTTCAACACTCTATCAGGGTGAGCAGATCCACTCCTACATTATCAAGAGGGCTTTTGATTTTACCGTTATTGTATGCAACAGTTTGCTAACCATGTATGCCAAGTGTTCAAATCTCTATGATGCATTTCTTGTGTTTGAAGATATAAGAAATGATGCTGATTTAGTTACTTGGAATGCTATTATTAGCGCGTGCATGCAGCACAACCAGGCTGGGGAGGTTTTCAGATTACTAAATTTAATGCGTATTTCTGAAACTACACCTGATCATATTACTTTGGGTAATTTGATTGGAGCATGTGCAAATATATCATCTCTAGAGGTTGGGAATCAGATTCATTGCTTTACTGTAAAAAGTGGGATTGTGCTTGATGTTACTGTCAGCAATGGATTAATTGACATGTATACAAAGTGTGGATCAATTGGAAGTGCGCAAAAGCTCTTCGGCTGGATGGAGGATCCAGATGTTGTCTCGTGGAGTAGTTTAATCGTGGGTTATGCTCAGTTTGGATATGGAGAGGAAGCTCTTGACCTTTTCAAAAGAATGACGGAATTGGGCATAAAACCCAATGAAGTTACACTGGTGGGTGTCCTTACTGCTTGCAGTCATATTGGACTGGTAGAAGAAGGGTGgaaaatatataaaaccatGGAATCCGAGCATGGGATTGTACCAACAATAGAGCATTGTTCTTGTATGGTTGACTTACTTGCTCGTTCCGGATGCTTACATGAAGCAGAGGCATTCATCACGCAAATGGCATTTGAACCTGACGTTCTGGTATGGATGACTCTACTTGCTGCCTGCAGAACCCGTGGGAACGTTGAGATTGGAAAACGGGCAGCAGAGAATATACTAAAATTAGATCCTTCCCATTCTGCTGCTCTCGTGCTGCTTTGCAACATCCATGCTTCTTCTGGCAATTGGGATGATGTTGCCAGGTTGAGGAACTTGATGAGAGAAAGGGACGTCAGGAAAGTCCCAGGGCAGAGCTGGATTGAGGTTAAGGATAGGATCCATGtattttttgttgaagattGCCTGCATCCTGAGAGAGGTAAAATATATGCAATGCTAGAGGAGTTGTGGCTGCAGATGCTGGATGATGGTTATGACCCACTTCAGGCATAG